One region of Enterobacter ludwigii genomic DNA includes:
- a CDS encoding DUF853 domain-containing protein, translating into MSTPLLIARTLEKELYLLPAMANRHGLITGATGTGKTVTLQKLAESLSEIGVPVFMADVKGDLTGVAQEGTASEKLLERLKNIGITDWTPHNNPVVVWDIFGEKGHPVRATVSDLGPLLLARLLNLNDVQSGVLNIIFRIADDQGLLLLDFKDLRAITQYIGDNAKSFQNQYGNISSASVGAIQRGLLTLEQQGAEHFFGEPMLDIKDWMRTDSNGKGIINILSSEKLYQMPKLYAASLLWMLSELYEQLPEAGDLEKPKLVFFFDEAHLLFNDAPQVLLDKIEQVIRLIRSKGVGVWFVSQNPSDIPDNVLGQLGNRVQHALRAFTPKDQKAVKAAAQTMRANPAFDTEAAIQALGTGEALISFLDAKGSPSVVERAMVIAPCSRMGPVTDDERNGLINHSPVYGKYEDEVDRESAFEMLQKGVQATTESQDAPAAKGQSVAVDDGILGGLKDILFGSTGPRGGKRDGVVQTMAKSAARQVTNQIVRGMLGSLLGGRRR; encoded by the coding sequence ATGAGTACACCATTGTTAATTGCCAGGACGCTGGAAAAAGAGCTGTATTTACTGCCCGCGATGGCGAACCGCCACGGTTTGATCACCGGCGCGACCGGGACGGGGAAAACCGTGACTCTGCAAAAGCTGGCGGAGTCGCTTTCGGAGATTGGCGTACCGGTCTTTATGGCTGACGTGAAAGGCGATTTAACCGGTGTCGCTCAGGAAGGGACGGCCTCTGAAAAACTGCTCGAACGGCTGAAGAATATTGGCATCACGGACTGGACGCCGCATAACAATCCGGTGGTGGTGTGGGATATCTTCGGTGAGAAAGGCCACCCGGTGCGCGCGACCGTCTCCGATCTCGGCCCGCTGCTGCTGGCCCGTCTGCTTAACCTCAACGACGTGCAGTCCGGCGTATTGAATATTATCTTCCGTATTGCCGATGACCAGGGGCTACTGCTCCTCGATTTCAAAGATCTGCGCGCCATTACCCAATACATCGGCGATAACGCTAAATCCTTCCAGAACCAGTACGGCAATATCAGCAGCGCCTCGGTGGGCGCCATTCAGCGTGGGTTGCTGACCCTGGAGCAACAGGGGGCCGAACACTTCTTCGGCGAGCCGATGCTGGATATCAAAGACTGGATGCGCACCGACAGCAACGGCAAAGGCATCATCAACATTCTGAGTTCTGAGAAGCTCTATCAGATGCCGAAGCTTTACGCCGCCAGCCTGCTGTGGATGCTCTCTGAGCTCTACGAACAGCTACCCGAAGCCGGTGACCTGGAAAAGCCCAAACTGGTGTTCTTCTTTGACGAAGCACACTTGCTGTTTAACGATGCCCCACAGGTACTACTGGACAAGATTGAACAGGTTATCCGCCTGATCCGTTCCAAAGGTGTTGGCGTCTGGTTTGTTTCGCAAAATCCGTCAGATATTCCGGACAACGTGCTCGGGCAACTTGGTAACCGCGTGCAGCACGCCCTACGCGCCTTTACGCCGAAAGATCAGAAAGCCGTTAAGGCCGCCGCGCAAACCATGCGCGCCAATCCGGCCTTTGATACCGAAGCGGCGATTCAGGCGTTAGGCACCGGTGAAGCGCTGATCTCGTTCCTGGATGCGAAGGGCAGCCCGTCCGTGGTGGAACGCGCCATGGTGATCGCACCCTGCTCGCGCATGGGGCCGGTGACCGACGATGAGCGTAACGGTCTGATTAACCACTCTCCGGTGTACGGGAAATACGAAGACGAGGTGGATCGCGAGTCCGCATTCGAGATGCTGCAAAAAGGGGTCCAGGCGACAACGGAATCGCAGGATGCGCCTGCCGCTAAAGGGCAGTCTGTCGCCGTGGATGACGGTATTCTCGGGGGGCTCAAAGACATCC